One genomic region from Gossypium hirsutum isolate 1008001.06 chromosome D13, Gossypium_hirsutum_v2.1, whole genome shotgun sequence encodes:
- the LOC107918286 gene encoding probable aspartyl aminopeptidase produces MATISRAQLLHHPSAYFSRLPHSHSSFSINFRRRKFSVTPPLLCSSSSSSSSSSASTNPSIVGDLLNYLNESWTQFHATAEAKRQLIAAGFHLLNENDEWDLRPGGRYFFTRNMSCLVAFAVGEKYIAGNGFHVIAAHTDSPCLKLKPKSASSKSNYLMLNVQTYGGGLWHTWFDRDLSVAGRVIVRASDGSFLHKLVKVKRPLLRVPTLAIHLNRTVNTDGFKPNLETQLVPLLATKPEEAFPESKEKSSSSPKAAHHPLLMQILSDELGCDVDDIVNIELNICDTQPSCLGGANNEFIFSGRLDNLASSYCGLRALVDSCGSPGDLSSEHAIRMIALFDNEEVGSDSYQGAGAPTMFQAMRRIAGSLANSYAGESAFDRAIRQSFLVSADMAHGVHPNFMDKHEEHHRPEMHKGLVIKHNANQRYATSGVTAFLFKEVAKMHNIPTQEFVVRNDMGCGSTIGPILASGVGIRTVDCGIAQLSMHSVREVCGKEDIDIAYKHFKAFYQTFSSIDRKLIVD; encoded by the exons ATGGCAACGATAAGCCGAGCGCAACTGCTGCACCATCCATCAGCCTACTTCTCCAGACTACCCCATTCCCACTCCTCCTTCTCCATCAATTTCCGCCGCCGCAAATTCTCCGTCACTCCTCCTCTCCTctgctcctcctcctcctcctcctcttcctccTCAGCATCCACGAATCCGTCCATCGTCGGAGATCTTTTGAATTATCTCAACGAATCCTGGACTCAGTTTCACGCTACAG CTGAAGCAAAACGACAACTAATTGCTGCTGGTTTTCATTTATTAAATGAGAATGATGAGTGGGACCTTAGGCCTGGTGGACGATACTTCTTCACTAGGAACATGTCTTGTTTGGTGGCTTTTGCCGTAGGAGAAAA GTACATTGCTGGTAATGGCTTTCATGTTATTGCTGCACATACAGACAGTCCTTGTCTCAAACTTAAACCGAAGTCTGCGTCATCTAAGTCCAATTATCTCATGCTCAATGTACAAACTTATGGAGGTGGTTTATGGCACACTTGGTTCGACAGAGACCTAAGTGTTGCTGGAAGAGTCATTGTTAGGGCTAGTGATGGTTCATTTCTTCACAAGCTTGTCAAAGTAAAGAGACCTCTTCTACGAGTACCCACATTGGCAATTCATCTTAACCG cACAGTAAACACTGATGGATTCAAACCAAATCTAGAGACTCAACTTGTTCCCCTGCTTGCTACAAAACCAGAAGAAGCATTTCCAGAATCAAAAGAGAAAAGTTCTTCATCTCCCAAGGCTGCTCATCATCCACTACTTATGCAG ATTTTGTCAGATGAGCTGGGTTGTGATGTTGATGACATTGTCAATATTGAGTTGAACATTTGTGATACCCAACCTAGCTGTCTTGGAGGCGCAAACAATGAATTTATATTCTCTGGAAGGTTAGATAATCTTGCTTCAAGTTATTGTGGTTTGAGAGCTCTGGTTGATTCATGTGGATCTCCTGGTGATTTATCAAGTGAACATGCTATACGGATGATTGCTTTATTTGATAACGAGGAG GTAGGTTCAGATTCATATCAAGGTGCAGGGGCACCAACTATGTTTCAGGCAATGAGACGCATTGCTGGTTCTTTAGCCAACAGTTATGCTGGTGAGAGTGCCTTTGACCGTGCGATTCGCCAATCATTCCTTG TATCTGCTGATATGGCACATGGAGTTCATCCAAATTTCATGGATAAGCATGAAGAACACCATCGACCAGAAATGCATAAAGGTCTTGTGATCAAGCACAATGCAAATCAGCGGTATGCTACCAGTGGAGTAACAGCTTTTCTCTTCAAAGAAGTTGCAAAGATGCATAACATTCCTACTCAG GAATTTGTGGTAAGAAATGATATGGGATGTGGATCCACCATTGGTCCTATACTTGCTTCAGGAGTTGGTATTCGTACTGTTGATTGTGGCATTGCCCAGCTCTCTATGCACAG TGTGAGAGAAGTATGTGGGAAGGAAGATATAGACATTGCTTACAAACATTTCAAGGCATTTTACCAAACTTTCTCCAGCATAGATAGGAAGCTTATTGTTGACTAA
- the LOC107920123 gene encoding peptide chain release factor PrfB3, chloroplastic has translation MAAEAVFRRSPSASTPWKSPSSTYKRSKTNHLLHFTIRASSHSIDDKNKAYKQLGLFSLKKKIEDVILRAEMLAPTALELEEARRIKQEEMIRDYDLWNDPVKSSEILVKLADSVKVVDALKDLKYKAEEAKLIAQLAETDAVNYSLFEQAYDASLAISDLLDKYEVSRLLRGAYEMEGACVIIKANSEGNKSEVWAEQLLSMYMKWAKKQGYRGRVVEKDLSTNGGIKSATIEFEFEYAYGFLSGETGVHRMIRSQNDSVRNEVSSVGINVVPLFLGTTPDLQISDDDLILSSVLSLGGKQSRTGYTVCVQHIPTSLTFQSSGERSYFANQIKALNRLKAKLLVVANEQGVSDVSSINTAAMVDMWQKETRRYMFHPSKLVRDVKTGLELPDLNSVLDGNIEALIVAHINTRQSNFTT, from the exons ATGGCGGCAGAAGCTGTGTTTCGAAGAAGCCCTTCTGCTTCAACTCCATGGAAATCTCCTTCTTCAACATATAAAAGGTCTAAAACTAATCACCTTTTACACTTCACTATTCGAGCTTCTTCTCATTCCATTGATGATAAGAACAAAGCTTACAAGCAACTTG GTCTATTTTCATTGAAGAAGAAGATTGAAGATGTCATTCTCCGAGCTGAGATGTTAGCACCGACTGCCTTGGAACTTGAAGAAGCAAGGAGAATAAAGCAAGAAGAGATGATACGCGATTATGATCTATGGAACGACCCGGTTAAATCCAGTGAAATTCTCGTGAAGTTGGCCGATAGTGTCAAAGTGGTTGATGCTCTGAAAGATCTTAAATACAAG GCTGAAgaagcgaagttgattgcacaGTTGGCTGAGACGGATGCCGTAAATTACAGCCTTTTTGAGCAAGCATATGATGCATCTTTGGCTATTAGTGATTTGTTAGATAAATATGAGGTATCTAGGCTCCTTAGGGGGGCATATGAAATGGAGGGGGCATGTGTCATTATTAAAGCCAACTCTGAAGGCAACAAATCCGAG GTGTGGGCTGAACAACTTCTAAGCATGTATATGAAATGGGCGAAAAAGCAAGGGTATAGGGGTAGAGTTGTTGAGAAGGACCTTTCTACTAACGGTGGTATCAAGTCAGCAACTATCGAGTTCGAATTTGAGTACGCTTACGGTTTTCTTTCAGGAGAGACTGGTGTCCATCGCATGATAAGGTCTCAAAACGATTCTGTTCGCAATGAG GTTAGTTCAGTAGGCATCAATGTTGTTCCCCTATTCCTTGGAACAACTCCAGACCTCCAAATCAGTGATGATGATTTGATTCTTTCGTCTGTTTTGTCACTCGGAGGGAAACAAAGCCGAACTGGATATACAGTCTGTGTTCAGCATATCCCTACCTCCTTAACTTTTCAATCTTCAG GTGAGAGGAGCTACTTTGCTAATCAAATCAAAGCTCTCAATCGGTTAAAGGCCAAACTTCTTGTGGTAGCAAACGAGCAAGGAGTCTCCGATGTAAGTAGCATCAACACAGCCGCCATGGTGGACATGTGGCAAAAGGAGACTCGAAGATACATGTTTCATCCCAGCAAGTTAGTACGGGATGTAAAAACTGGCCTCGAATTACCTGACCTAAATTCCGTTCTAGATGGAAATATTGAAGCCCTAATTGTAGCTCATATCAACACTAGACAATCTAATTTTACAACCTAA
- the LOC107920124 gene encoding uncharacterized protein gives MNNNWRRQKGEIHHHHQGMQGTRSYSRKPSLATWQPTVPSWEKKFCTLVGAVPWRKLLETKRFMYLYDNIVQWNDSAGEEAFHNAKNRFWAEINGLPCDIRLPDPDSYIDKIDWDSEIDPELLLDLEREPKVPDKKDESENVVILGNSLLLNQSFVCGGWGDAEDSVAKENNLSSNWKNKDYENSWEHNNGNTKDTGYGNCWNNSWEWNQRENNYNDWDNNESSYVDYRRTGDWGTWDAPRKKKEGADQYMSRYKTTRYHGDNCQNNRGWRNARGRQRSNFAYERPPVDSRQLNSVNYCGWAN, from the exons ATGAATAATAACTGGAGAAGACaaaaaggtgaaattcatcatcatcatcaaggaATGCAGGGGACAAGATCATATTCCCGAAAGCCATCTCTtg CTACGTGGCAGCCGACTGTTCCTTCATGGGAGAAGAAGTTTTGCACTCTGGTAGGCGCTGTACCGTGGCGGAAACTTCTCGAAACCAAGAGATTTATGTATCTTTATGACAACATAGTCCAGTGGAATGACTCAGCTGGTGAAGAGGCGTTTCATAATGCTAAGAACCGATTTTGGGCTGAGATTAATGGCCTTCCTTGTGACATAAGACTCCCTGATCCTGATAGTTATATCGATAAAATCGATTGGGACTCTGAAATTGATCCTGAACTGCTTCTGGACTTGGAGAGAGAGCCCAAGGTCCCCGACAAGAAGGATGAAAGCGAGAATGTTGTAATTCTCGGTAATTCCCTTCTTTTGAATCAATCATTCGTCTGTGGTGGTTGGGGGGATGCTGAAGACAGTGTAGCGAAGGAGAATAACTTGTCTTCGAATTGGAAAAACAAAGACTATGAAAATTCTTGGGAGCACAACAATGGCAACACAAAAGATACCGGATACGGGAACTGTTGGAACAACTCTTGGGAATGGAACCAAAGGGAGAACAACTATAACGATTGGGACAATAACGAATCGAGCTACGTGGATTATAGAAGAACCGGAGATTGGGGAACATGGGATGCTcctagaaagaaaaaagaaggtgCTGATCAGTACATGTCGAGGTATAAAACAACAAGGTATCATGGTGATAACTGTCAGAACAATCGGGGATGGAGAAACGCGAGGGGTAGACAGAGGTCAAATTTTGCATATGAACGACCACCTGTGGATTCAAGACAGTTGAATTCCGTGAATTATTGCGGTTGGGCCAATTAA
- the LOC107919467 gene encoding protein AGENET DOMAIN (AGD)-CONTAINING P1 — protein MSQKGKATDAPATGDPMDLQPGSKVEVNHEDDVCPRAWYTAIIMERATSTNDKSVDILPLPPPQPPRKFKVGDIVEAYFDDGWYEGKIDQVLDDDKYIFRMSSMFLLFGVKQLRLRRTWLWVPPLDESELAVEEEDSTETDNAEESKAGTGNILEESDQKTKEKEEEDEFSEGARVEVGNNRYLIRFETLRTEEGTRFLEKEMDSLHIRPPPPHIPVPDQFKMFDHVEALYKGGWWKGVIAEVLPDDPKYLVFLADHEKLECKHSDLRPRQGRIDGK, from the exons ATGTCACAAAAAGGCAAGGCCACCGACGCCCCCGCCACCGGAGATCCAATGGATCTGCAACCAGGTTCCAAAGTTGAGGTCAACCACGAAGACGATGTTTGCCCGCGTGCGTGGTACACCGCTATAATCATGGAGCGCGCTACTTCAACAAACGACAAGAG CGTCGATATACTCCCTTTGCCCCCTCCACAACCACCAAGAAAGTTCAAGGTGGGGGACATAGTGGAGGCTTATTTCGACGACGGCTGGTACGAAGGCAAGATTGATCAAGTGTTGGATGATGACAAGTATATTTTTCGGATGTCATCAATGTTCTTACTGTTTGGAGTGAAACAATTGAGGCTTCGTAGAACTTGGTTGTGGGTACCACCATTGGATGAATCTGAGCTAGCTGTGGAGGAAGAAGATTCAACAGAGACTGACAACGCAGAAGAAAGCAAAGCAGGGACTGGTAACATATTGGAGGAGTCCGatcagaaaacaaaagaaaaagaagaagaagacgagTTTAGTGAGGGAGCACGTGTTGAGG TGGGGAATAATAGGTACCTCATTCGGTTTGAGACCTTGAGAACCGAAGAGGGTACTCGTTTCTTAGAGAAAGAGATGGATAGCTTGCACATTAGGCCTCCTCCACCACATATTCCGGTGCCTGACCAGTTTAAAATGTTTGATCACGTTGAAGCTTTGTACAAAGGTGGGTGGTGGAAGGGCGTGATTGCAGAGGTTCTTCCTGATGACCCTAAATATCTGGTCTTTTTGGCTGACCATGAGAAATTGGAATGTAAACACTCTGATTTAAGGCCACGCCAAGGCAGGATTGATGGAAAATGA